From Stigmatopora argus isolate UIUO_Sarg chromosome 14, RoL_Sarg_1.0, whole genome shotgun sequence, the proteins below share one genomic window:
- the abat gene encoding 4-aminobutyrate aminotransferase, mitochondrial yields the protein MASFAISRHLALSFHKNLRLSVTGCRYASKAAPKAQVDFDYDGPSMKTEVPGPRSQELTKQLGEIQNVGAVNFFCNYEESRGNYLIDVDGNRMLDIYTQISSIPIGYNHPALLKLMSNPNNLSTIVNRPALGILPPENFPDKITESLLSVAPSGMSRVQTMACGSCSNENAYKAMFIWYRNKERGHNSPSEEDIKSCMVNQGPGCPDFSILSFMGGFHGRTMGCLTTTHSKAIHKLDVPAFDWPIAPFPRLQYPLEEFTRENAQEEARCLEEVEDLIVKWRQKGKPVAGIVIEPIQAEGGDNHASVDFFRSLRKIATKHGSAFHVDEVQTGGGSTGKFWAHEHWGMDDPAEIVSFSKKLLTGGYYHKVELQADKPYRIFNTWMGDPSKNVLLAEVLNVIRRENLLVEVNRSGKALMNGLYDLQAQHPGILSRARGQGTFCAIDICDDNTRNDILLKARNKGILLGGCGDRSIRFRPSLVFKEYHVHLFLNIFNDVLAQIK from the exons ATGGCATCCTTCGCCATCAGCCGTCATCTTGCGCTGTCCTTCCACAAAAACCTACGCCTCAGCGTTACAG GATGTCGTTATGCTAGCAAAGCGGCCCCAAAAGCCCAGGTGGACTTTGATTATGATGGACCCTCCATGAAGACCGAAGTCCCTGGGCCGCGATCACAG GAGCTAACAAAACAACTGGGAGAAATTCAG AATGTTGGCGCCGTCAACTTTTTCTGTAACTACGAGGAGAGTAGGGGAAATTACCTGATTGATGTGGATGGCAACCGGATGCTGGACATCTACACTCAGATCTCCTCTATTCCTATTG GATACAACCACCCTGCTCTCCTCAAGCTAATGTCTAACCCCAACAATCTG AGTACCATTGTGAACAGACCCGCCCTCGGAATTTTGCCACCAGAGAATTTTCCTGACAAAATTACAGAAAGTCTTCTTTCA gtAGCTCCGAGTGGAATGAGCCGGGTGCAGACAATGGCTTGTGGCTCATGCTCCAATGAGAATGCTTACAAGGCCATGTTTATCTGGTATAGG AATAAAGAACGAGGTCACAACTCACCATCAGAGGAAGACATCAAATCCTGCATGGTAAACCAG GGTCCGGGTTGCCCAGACTTCAGTATTTTATCTTTCATGGGCGGTTTCCATGGCAGAACTATGG gttGCTTGACAACGACACACTCAAAAGCAATACATAAGCTGGATGTGCCCGCTTTTGATTGGCCGATTGCCCCATTTCCCAGACTGCAGTATCCATTGGAGGAGTTCACCAGAGAGAATGCACAGGAGGAAGCTCGCTGTTTGGAAGAG GTGGAGGACCTGATCGTGAAATGGCGACAGAAGGGAAAGCCTGTAGCTGGGATTGTTATTGAACCCATCCAAGCTGAGGGAGGAGATAATCACGCGTCGGTGGATTTCTTCAGAAGTCTCCGCAAAATTGCAACCAAG CATGGCTCTGCTTTCCATGTGGATGAGGTCCAAACTGGAGGAGGGAGCACAGGAAAGTTCTGGGCCCATGAGCACTGGGGCATGGACGATCCTGCTGAAATTGTGTCCTTCAGCAAGAAGCTCCTGACGGGGGGATACTATCATAAGGTCGAATTACAGGCTGATAAG CCCTACCGCATCTTTAACACATGGATGGGCGACCCTTCAAAGAATGTGTTACTGGCCGAGGTGCTCAATGTGATTCGCAGAGAAAACCTCTTGGTAGAGGTCAATCGTTCGGGGAAAGCCTTGATGAATGGCCTGTACGATTTACAG GCTCAGCATCCTGGCATCCTGAGTCGGGCTCGAGGACAGGGAACCTTCTGCGCCATCGATATCTGCGATGATAATACACGCAACGACATCCTTCTAAAGGCCCGTAACAAGG GAATCCTTCTGGGAGGATGCGGGGATCGCTCCATCCGTTTCCGTCCATCGCTGGTCTTCAAGGAGTACCACGTGCACCTTTTCCTCAACATCTTCAACGACGTGTTGGCTCAGATCAAATGA